A genomic segment from Nitrospirota bacterium encodes:
- a CDS encoding TIGR02266 family protein: protein MKKSGSEHRVGTRERTLLEIEYEASRNFISDFALNISRGGMFIATQQPLDEGQEFLLRFSLPGSARPIELRARVMWANRQDKKSNLIPGMGVAFMDLSDEKRAQIERYVESMQVTSGKK, encoded by the coding sequence ATGAAGAAGTCGGGGTCGGAGCATCGGGTAGGCACCCGTGAACGGACGCTCCTCGAAATCGAGTATGAGGCGAGCCGAAACTTCATCTCGGACTTTGCGCTGAACATCTCGCGTGGGGGCATGTTCATTGCCACGCAGCAACCCCTCGATGAAGGCCAGGAATTTCTGCTCCGATTTTCGCTGCCGGGTTCGGCCCGTCCCATCGAATTGCGCGCGCGCGTCATGTGGGCGAATCGGCAGGACAAGAAGAGCAACCTGATTCCCGGAATGGGGGTGGCGTTCATGGACCTCTCGGATGAAAAGCGCGCGCAGATCGAGCGATATGTGGAATCCATGCAAGTGACTTCAGGAAAGAAGTGA
- a CDS encoding adenylosuccinate lyase, with the protein MIERYTRPEMVRIWSDENKFATWLKIELKACEAVSKRGKIPKADAVEMSRRARFDAVRIGELEKTTKHDVVAFVTNVNESLGPLSKHFHKGLTSSDLLDTTLAIQLRESSDLILAAIRALKKELRARALEHRRTVGIARTHGVHAEPTCFGLKFVLWYDELARNEARLRRARTSISVGKISGAVGTYAHLGPDVEKDVCRSLGLKAANISTQIVQRDHHAEYFSTLALIASSLEKIAVEIRHLQRSEVLEVEEPFTEGQTGSSAMPHKKNPVLSENIAGLARLVRSYASAALENIALWHERDISHSSVERVIGPDASIAVHFMLWRMVEIMRGLVVHRDRIRANVDRLGGLVYSQRVLVALMESGMGRDEAYKLVQRHAMAAWNNGRPFRALIEGDPKVRRSIGPGRIRSLFKPDYFLRHVDQIYRRVFSRSRA; encoded by the coding sequence ATGATTGAGCGGTACACGAGGCCGGAGATGGTGCGGATCTGGTCGGACGAGAACAAGTTCGCCACGTGGCTGAAGATCGAGCTGAAAGCGTGCGAGGCGGTCTCGAAGCGAGGGAAGATTCCCAAGGCGGATGCAGTCGAGATGAGCCGCCGGGCCCGGTTCGACGCGGTGCGGATTGGGGAACTGGAAAAGACGACCAAGCATGATGTCGTGGCCTTTGTCACGAACGTGAACGAATCGCTGGGGCCGCTCTCAAAACATTTTCATAAGGGGCTGACGTCATCCGATCTCCTTGATACGACGTTGGCGATCCAGCTTCGAGAGTCGTCCGATTTGATCCTGGCGGCCATCCGCGCACTCAAGAAGGAGCTTCGAGCGAGGGCGCTGGAGCATCGGAGAACGGTGGGGATTGCTAGGACGCATGGGGTCCATGCCGAGCCGACCTGTTTCGGCCTCAAGTTTGTCCTGTGGTACGACGAACTCGCGCGGAATGAGGCGCGATTAAGGCGCGCCCGGACTTCCATTTCCGTCGGAAAGATTTCAGGCGCCGTGGGAACCTACGCTCATCTCGGCCCGGACGTTGAGAAGGACGTTTGCCGGTCGCTGGGTCTGAAGGCGGCGAACATCTCCACGCAGATTGTTCAGCGGGATCACCACGCGGAATATTTCTCAACGTTGGCGCTGATCGCTTCAAGCCTGGAGAAGATCGCGGTCGAGATCCGCCACCTTCAGCGGAGCGAAGTGCTCGAGGTGGAGGAACCGTTCACTGAAGGGCAGACCGGCTCTTCGGCCATGCCGCACAAGAAGAATCCGGTTCTCTCCGAGAATATCGCCGGATTGGCCCGGCTCGTCCGATCTTACGCATCCGCTGCGCTCGAAAACATCGCGCTTTGGCACGAGCGGGACATCAGTCACTCCTCCGTCGAGCGGGTCATCGGACCGGATGCCTCCATCGCGGTTCATTTTATGCTCTGGCGGATGGTGGAAATCATGCGAGGCTTGGTGGTTCACCGGGACCGGATCCGGGCCAACGTGGACCGGCTGGGAGGCCTGGTCTATTCGCAGCGGGTTCTGGTGGCGCTGATGGAGAGTGGGATGGGACGCGATGAAGCCTACAAGCTCGTGCAGAGGCACGCCATGGCGGCGTGGAACAACGGCCGGCCGTTCAGGGCCCTGATCGAAGGCGACCCGAAAGTGAGGAGAAGTATTGGACCGGGACGCATCCGTTCACTCTTCAAGCCGGACTATTTCCTGCGTCACGTAGACCAAATCTACCGACGCGTTTTTTCAAGAAGCCGGGCGTAG
- the miaB gene encoding tRNA (N6-isopentenyl adenosine(37)-C2)-methylthiotransferase MiaB → MSRKLFLKSFGCQMNDRDAERITGLMRREGYETTEVLEEADVVVVHTCSIRQKAEEKAYGLLGRTRALRQKNPGLQVAIGGCVAQQQGAELMERNLLLDVVFGTHQIRRLPELLEEARRKQRSIVRTEYDYDPDRLEGPLFWESTGDGRAAPTSALVTVQEGCNKSCTYCVVPRTKGAELCRPSSAILDEVRRLVERGVQEIVLIGQTVNSYGKDGSADISFPDLLRKCSNVEGVGRIRFATSYPPDVTEALAAAMAECEPVCEHLHLPVQSGSSRVLAAMNRGYSRGAYLEKVRLLRSAMPDLALSTDIIVGFPGETEEDFSLTLDLVQAVGYDQIYGFCYSKRPGTQAPRMEGHIPDEVKKERLVRLFEAAKRVSMENNSKWIGRDVEVLIEGPSPDGERMQGRTRWNRLVHTAGAGISAGDWASVRVERISPQSLIGQALRVAAPLCGIQPVAGRHCHPGAA, encoded by the coding sequence ATGTCCCGAAAATTGTTTCTCAAGAGCTTCGGCTGTCAGATGAACGATCGGGACGCGGAGCGCATCACGGGTCTCATGCGACGCGAGGGATACGAGACGACGGAAGTGCTCGAAGAGGCCGACGTCGTGGTCGTCCACACCTGCAGCATCCGCCAGAAAGCGGAGGAAAAGGCGTATGGCCTGCTGGGACGTACGCGGGCCCTGCGCCAGAAGAATCCCGGCCTCCAGGTGGCCATCGGCGGCTGTGTGGCCCAGCAGCAGGGCGCCGAGCTTATGGAGCGGAACCTTTTGCTGGATGTTGTTTTCGGCACCCACCAGATCCGGCGCCTTCCGGAGCTCCTTGAAGAAGCCCGGCGTAAGCAGCGCTCGATCGTCAGGACGGAATACGACTATGACCCGGATCGTCTGGAGGGGCCGCTTTTCTGGGAATCAACCGGCGATGGGCGCGCGGCTCCGACCAGCGCCCTGGTGACCGTTCAGGAAGGATGCAACAAATCGTGCACGTATTGTGTTGTCCCGCGTACAAAAGGGGCGGAACTCTGCCGGCCCTCCTCCGCGATCCTGGATGAGGTGCGGCGACTCGTCGAACGCGGAGTTCAGGAAATCGTTCTCATCGGCCAAACGGTCAATTCGTACGGGAAGGACGGCAGCGCGGATATCTCTTTTCCGGATCTCCTCCGGAAGTGCAGCAACGTGGAGGGTGTGGGAAGAATCCGTTTCGCCACGTCCTACCCACCCGACGTCACGGAGGCGCTCGCCGCCGCCATGGCGGAGTGCGAGCCGGTCTGCGAACACCTCCACCTGCCTGTCCAGAGCGGCTCGTCGAGGGTGCTGGCCGCCATGAATCGCGGCTACTCGCGCGGGGCCTACCTTGAAAAAGTCCGCCTGCTCCGGTCCGCGATGCCGGACCTTGCGCTCAGCACGGATATCATCGTGGGATTTCCGGGAGAAACCGAGGAAGACTTCAGCCTTACGCTTGACTTGGTCCAGGCCGTTGGCTACGATCAAATCTACGGGTTTTGCTACTCGAAGAGGCCCGGCACTCAAGCGCCCAGAATGGAGGGACACATCCCCGACGAAGTGAAGAAAGAACGATTGGTCCGTCTATTCGAGGCGGCCAAACGGGTATCGATGGAAAACAATTCCAAGTGGATCGGGCGCGACGTGGAAGTATTGATTGAGGGTCCGAGCCCGGATGGGGAGCGCATGCAGGGGCGTACCCGGTGGAACCGGCTCGTCCATACCGCCGGGGCGGGGATATCGGCAGGCGATTGGGCTTCCGTGCGCGTGGAACGCATTTCGCCGCAGTCCCTCATCGGTCAGGCCCTTCGTGTCGCCGCCCCGCTTTGTGGCATCCAGCCAGTCGCGGGACGGCATTGCCATCCTGGCGCCGCTTAG
- a CDS encoding NAD(P)-dependent oxidoreductase, with translation MANVLVTGAAGFLGSHLVDHLLRSGHRVVVTDLPRADLSRYIAKGVEARPADILSPDSLKTVLAGVDTVIHLAAIFDLGAPEELMWNVNVQGTDHVCRAAVDAGVKKFVMLSSAAVYGKPMEIPCREETVKRPRDAYGVTKWESEKVAMRYHRERGLPVVAVRPSLVYGPGSKYGQAMYFALFSMHRALDRTVWPLWNMPSANQVHIEDVCRAILFLMDRGDAVGQAFNIVDDEPLRLDEGFELIMGQFGVRARRIESPVFAWIARMMCKLLARMPNGFFGPLNRWVQSHWVRIAAKFGVKPELKPRLDRDWLDYLSSERVYDNRKLKSLGFEYAHPKAREGLIEVVQWYRRERWIPDIGSPTESLSEPQKQVA, from the coding sequence GTGGCGAACGTTCTCGTCACGGGAGCCGCCGGCTTCCTGGGCTCCCACCTCGTCGATCATCTCCTCCGCTCGGGACATCGCGTCGTCGTGACCGACCTTCCTCGGGCGGACCTCAGCCGCTACATTGCAAAAGGTGTCGAAGCCCGGCCCGCGGATATTCTGAGTCCCGATTCGCTCAAGACCGTGCTCGCGGGCGTGGATACCGTGATCCATCTGGCGGCGATCTTCGACCTGGGCGCTCCCGAGGAACTCATGTGGAACGTAAATGTCCAAGGCACGGATCATGTGTGCAGGGCGGCGGTCGATGCGGGAGTGAAGAAGTTTGTGATGCTCTCCAGCGCCGCGGTGTACGGGAAGCCGATGGAAATTCCGTGCCGGGAGGAGACGGTGAAGCGCCCGCGCGACGCTTACGGCGTCACGAAGTGGGAGAGCGAGAAAGTGGCCATGCGATACCACCGGGAGCGCGGGCTTCCCGTGGTGGCGGTGCGGCCGAGTCTGGTCTACGGGCCGGGGAGCAAGTACGGGCAGGCCATGTATTTCGCCCTGTTCAGCATGCACCGCGCGCTCGATCGGACCGTCTGGCCTTTGTGGAACATGCCCTCCGCGAACCAGGTTCACATCGAGGATGTTTGTCGCGCGATTCTCTTCCTTATGGATCGTGGGGACGCGGTCGGCCAGGCCTTCAACATCGTGGACGATGAGCCGCTGCGTCTGGATGAAGGATTCGAATTGATCATGGGCCAATTCGGAGTTCGCGCGCGAAGAATCGAATCCCCGGTCTTTGCCTGGATCGCCCGCATGATGTGCAAGCTTCTGGCCCGCATGCCCAATGGTTTTTTCGGCCCTCTCAATCGATGGGTCCAGAGCCACTGGGTGCGCATCGCGGCGAAGTTCGGCGTGAAACCGGAGCTCAAACCGCGACTCGATCGGGACTGGCTCGACTACCTGAGCAGCGAGCGGGTCTATGACAACCGGAAGCTCAAGTCGCTGGGATTTGAATACGCCCATCCCAAAGCCCGGGAGGGGTTGATCGAGGTGGTCCAGTGGTATCGACGGGAACGTTGGATTCCGGACATTGGTTCTCCGACCGAATCCCTGTCTGAACCTCAGAAACAAGTCGCCTGA
- a CDS encoding bifunctional nuclease family protein — translation MFSQMKVAGIAVDPFAGLPIVILKDMEDKQAVPIWIGLFEASAIATEMEKIKPPRPITHDLLRNMLAALGAKVVRIEVTELKEDTFYALIYMQNSKGDEITIDSRPSDAIAIALRMDAPIFVAQSVIEKSQKIDLQQAKPIDFTPASKEKWAEMLEKMKPEDFGKYKM, via the coding sequence GTGTTTTCACAGATGAAGGTCGCGGGAATCGCCGTCGATCCCTTCGCCGGATTGCCGATCGTCATTTTGAAGGACATGGAAGACAAACAGGCCGTTCCCATCTGGATCGGGCTGTTCGAGGCCAGCGCGATCGCCACCGAAATGGAGAAGATCAAACCGCCCCGGCCGATTACGCACGACCTTCTTCGCAACATGCTGGCCGCCCTGGGGGCCAAGGTGGTGCGAATCGAAGTCACCGAATTGAAGGAAGATACCTTCTACGCGCTCATCTACATGCAGAATTCCAAGGGCGATGAAATTACGATTGATTCGCGTCCGAGCGACGCCATCGCGATCGCGCTCCGGATGGACGCGCCGATCTTCGTGGCCCAGTCCGTGATCGAGAAATCGCAAAAGATCGATCTCCAGCAGGCCAAACCCATCGATTTCACTCCCGCCTCGAAGGAGAAATGGGCGGAGATGCTGGAGAAGATGAAGCCCGAAGATTTCGGCAAGTACAAGATGTAG